From a region of the Bremerella alba genome:
- a CDS encoding response regulator, with protein sequence MPVKVLIADDEMHILRAAEFKLKRSGFEVTCVEDGQEAWEAIQAERPDILITDFHMPRMDGLALCRTIRTHSETADLPIIMLTAKGYDLSGDDGTSELDVAAVLAKPFSPRGLVQCIQEVLETGKYVPSVATF encoded by the coding sequence ATGCCCGTTAAAGTCTTGATTGCCGACGACGAAATGCACATTTTGCGTGCCGCTGAATTCAAGCTGAAACGAAGCGGCTTTGAAGTTACGTGCGTGGAAGATGGACAGGAAGCATGGGAAGCCATTCAAGCGGAACGTCCCGATATCCTGATTACTGACTTCCACATGCCGCGGATGGACGGCCTGGCGCTTTGTCGAACAATTCGCACCCATAGTGAAACAGCCGACCTGCCGATCATTATGCTGACGGCTAAAGGATACGACCTTTCCGGCGACGATGGAACGTCCGAACTCGACGTCGCAGCTGTTTTGGCCAAGCCCTTCAGCCCCCGCGGTCTGGTCCAGTGCATTCAAGAGGTCCTTGAGACCGGCAAGTATGTCCCCAGTGTCGCCACCTTTTAG
- a CDS encoding STAS domain-containing protein, whose product MNLSTEIFGAVMVVHTPEELGEDQSDNVRAFLESRERQKLIVDLDGTETIDSIGLETLLDVQDTLREKGGDLRIATTNYANRKILEVTRIDSMLEVFDSVLDAVKSFA is encoded by the coding sequence ATGAATCTGTCGACTGAAATTTTTGGTGCCGTCATGGTGGTCCACACTCCCGAAGAACTGGGAGAGGACCAGTCCGACAACGTGCGCGCGTTTCTCGAATCACGCGAACGCCAGAAGCTGATCGTCGATCTCGACGGAACGGAAACAATCGATAGCATCGGTCTGGAAACCCTTCTCGACGTGCAAGATACGCTGCGTGAAAAAGGGGGAGATCTGCGAATTGCGACAACAAACTACGCCAATCGCAAGATTCTGGAAGTCACGCGGATCGATTCGATGCTGGAAGTTTTCGACAGTGTGCTCGATGCCGTCAAGAGCTTCGCTTAA
- a CDS encoding GspE/PulE family protein, producing the protein MESMMSTTSNAPPRLGNLLIRRGYVTVEQLEQALAYQKLRGQGKLLGEILVELDFCSEDHVIECLATEYGVPHARLEARLYDPKVVDLLPREYIEKHGIFPLFKIRGVLSVALSELSNLFLIEEIKTQTGLQVQIVAASTKDIRRMISQLPDSRVFVIDDIIEDNNETEVTLIEDAIEDIGDVEEIAGQSPVIRLVNYVVYNAVKEGASDIHIEPAERCMRVRYRIDGKLHKSLEVPIHLLNAVSSRIKIMAGLDISERRLPQDGRVNVMLDSRKIDLRVSTFPGNRGEKTVIRVLDTKKVTLVLKNLGFAEDILTRLSSNVHAPNGIVLVTGPTGSGKSTTLYAALNEIATMENNICTVEDPIEYHLPLINQFQVQERVGLTFSVALRTLLRQDPDVIMVGEIRDEETGRTAIQAALTGHLVLSTLHTNNALSAVTRLVNMGVEPYLIGAALNMVLAQRLVRRICPKCSESYEPDRNLRRALDRMGFEVDSFRRGVGCRACRNTGYSGRIGVHELLTISDELRDAIVNGASLAEMRKIAQHNNSLIGMQLDGYRKVKEGITTVEEVIHATGDIVY; encoded by the coding sequence ATGGAATCGATGATGAGCACAACGTCAAACGCCCCGCCTCGGCTTGGTAATCTTTTGATTCGCCGAGGGTACGTAACCGTTGAACAGTTGGAACAAGCGCTCGCCTATCAGAAATTAAGAGGCCAGGGCAAACTCTTAGGTGAAATCCTCGTCGAGCTCGATTTTTGCTCCGAAGATCACGTCATCGAGTGTCTAGCAACCGAATACGGCGTGCCTCATGCGCGGCTAGAAGCACGCCTGTACGACCCGAAGGTGGTCGACCTGCTTCCACGAGAGTACATCGAAAAGCACGGAATCTTTCCGCTGTTCAAAATTCGTGGTGTACTGAGTGTCGCTCTCTCAGAACTCTCGAACCTGTTTCTGATTGAAGAGATCAAGACTCAGACCGGCCTGCAGGTGCAAATTGTCGCGGCGTCTACCAAAGACATCCGCCGCATGATCTCGCAACTGCCTGACTCGCGTGTGTTCGTGATCGATGACATCATCGAAGACAACAACGAGACCGAAGTCACGCTGATCGAAGATGCGATCGAAGATATTGGCGACGTCGAGGAAATCGCCGGTCAGTCTCCGGTGATCCGCCTGGTGAACTATGTCGTCTACAACGCGGTCAAAGAAGGGGCGAGCGATATCCACATCGAGCCTGCCGAACGCTGCATGCGAGTGCGTTACCGCATCGATGGCAAGCTCCATAAATCGCTCGAGGTTCCAATTCACTTGCTCAACGCCGTGAGCAGTCGTATCAAAATCATGGCCGGGCTAGACATCAGCGAACGCCGCTTGCCGCAAGACGGCCGCGTGAACGTGATGCTCGACTCACGCAAGATCGACCTTCGTGTGAGTACCTTCCCCGGCAATCGCGGCGAGAAGACGGTGATTCGTGTTCTCGACACAAAGAAAGTCACACTCGTTCTTAAGAACCTGGGTTTCGCGGAAGACATTCTCACGCGACTCTCGTCCAATGTGCATGCCCCCAACGGCATCGTCCTGGTTACCGGACCGACCGGTAGTGGTAAGTCGACGACGCTTTACGCGGCACTCAACGAGATCGCCACCATGGAGAACAACATCTGCACGGTGGAAGACCCGATCGAGTATCACTTGCCACTGATCAACCAGTTTCAAGTTCAAGAGCGTGTCGGGCTCACGTTTTCGGTTGCCTTGCGTACGTTGTTGCGACAAGACCCCGACGTGATCATGGTGGGTGAAATTCGCGACGAAGAGACAGGACGAACAGCCATTCAAGCGGCCCTTACTGGTCACTTGGTGCTCAGCACGCTGCACACCAACAACGCTCTTTCGGCGGTTACCCGACTGGTCAACATGGGCGTCGAGCCCTATTTGATTGGAGCCGCGTTAAACATGGTTCTGGCCCAACGTCTCGTCCGACGTATCTGCCCGAAGTGCAGCGAATCGTACGAGCCCGACCGCAACCTTCGCCGAGCACTCGACCGCATGGGATTCGAGGTCGACTCCTTCCGCCGCGGTGTCGGCTGTCGGGCCTGTCGCAATACGGGGTACAGCGGACGTATTGGCGTTCATGAACTACTGACCATCTCGGACGAACTGCGCGATGCAATCGTCAATGGTGCTTCGCTCGCCGAAATGCGTAAGATCGCTCAACACAATAATTCATTGATCGGTATGCAACTGGACGGCTATCGCAAGGTGAAAGAAGGAATCACGACGGTAGAAGAAGTGATTCATGCCACCGGGGACATCGTCTATTAA
- a CDS encoding type II secretion system F family protein: MQTFAYQAKDKLGNIHDSSIDADSVDEARGVLAGDGLQLISIEEEASGGFSLGGSRISKHDIIYMTSQLSVMVETGINLSTALAGIASQEKNEALKKLILEIKKEVEGGEDFSMVLAKYPKYFDQTYIALIRASEQTGLMGEMLEKVALYLRKEAETKGKIRAALAYPAVMVLLACGVTIFLLTFVLPKFEPLFNRKGVKLPGPTIFMMTASDFLLNYWMYWIPALIAAGVAFFFFRRSESGKKIIDTVKLNIPIIGPMIRKVTIARSLNTLGTLVRSDVPMLQCLELTSQVCNNANYSQLWRNVIEAVTSGSQIHESLRKSQLFPATIVQMIAAGEETGRLDDVLEKVSNHYEHDVDLSIKTTTSMIEPIMIAVMGVVVGGIALALLMPIFSLSRNV; this comes from the coding sequence ATGCAAACCTTCGCCTATCAAGCCAAAGACAAGCTCGGAAACATTCACGACAGTTCCATCGATGCCGATAGCGTCGATGAAGCACGCGGCGTGCTAGCCGGCGATGGTCTGCAGTTAATCTCGATCGAAGAAGAAGCTTCCGGCGGGTTTTCGCTCGGCGGCAGCCGCATCTCGAAGCATGACATCATTTACATGACCAGTCAGCTTTCGGTGATGGTCGAAACAGGCATTAACCTTTCGACCGCTCTCGCGGGAATCGCCTCGCAGGAAAAGAACGAAGCCCTGAAGAAGCTCATCCTCGAGATTAAGAAAGAAGTCGAAGGGGGCGAAGACTTCTCGATGGTGCTGGCGAAATATCCCAAGTACTTCGATCAGACCTACATCGCTTTGATTCGGGCGAGTGAACAGACAGGCCTCATGGGCGAGATGCTCGAGAAGGTGGCCCTCTACCTTCGCAAGGAAGCAGAAACTAAAGGCAAGATCCGAGCAGCACTCGCCTATCCAGCCGTGATGGTATTGCTGGCATGCGGCGTGACAATCTTTCTGTTGACGTTCGTGCTTCCCAAATTCGAGCCATTGTTTAATCGCAAAGGGGTGAAGCTGCCTGGGCCGACCATCTTTATGATGACGGCTTCGGACTTCCTCTTGAATTATTGGATGTACTGGATCCCGGCCTTGATCGCTGCTGGCGTGGCCTTCTTCTTTTTCCGCCGAAGTGAATCCGGCAAAAAGATCATCGATACCGTGAAGCTCAATATCCCCATCATCGGGCCGATGATTCGCAAGGTGACCATTGCCCGAAGTCTTAACACGCTCGGTACCCTGGTTCGCAGCGATGTCCCCATGCTGCAGTGCCTGGAACTAACGTCGCAGGTTTGCAATAACGCCAACTACTCTCAACTTTGGCGCAACGTGATCGAAGCCGTTACCTCAGGCAGTCAGATTCATGAGAGCTTGCGAAAGAGTCAGCTGTTTCCAGCAACGATCGTGCAAATGATTGCCGCTGGGGAAGAAACGGGTCGCCTGGACGATGTGCTCGAGAAAGTGAGCAACCACTACGAACACGACGTCGATCTTTCGATCAAAACCACCACGAGCATGATTGAGCCGATCATGATCGCCGTGATGGGGGTCGTCGTGGGGGGGATCGCGCTGGCACTGCTGATGCCCATCTTCTCGCTCAGCCGTAACGTCTAA
- a CDS encoding ABC1 kinase family protein, translating into MRLTNIPQLYRNVNRWTEILSVLSRYGLADWIQRFHFDFAKGFLKDKDGEVLAKYTREARIRMALEDLGPTFIKLGQILSTRPDIVGVDQAEELKRLQANVPADPPEQVRKLIEEELGQPIDQLFSTFEDKALASASIGQVHLARLFTGEKVVVKVQHHGIEKKVSEDLDILTGLAALAENVPEFRDYHPKATVAEFQRALRRELDFGREERNIMQFEAAFEHNDTVQIPKVYPDLCTPRILTMEYIDGIKLNEHERLVAEGIDLSEVARRGAELYMHMIFDTGFYHADPHPGNMVLLPGDVIGLLDFGMVGRIDDRLREDIEDLLMGITGRDAELLTATIVRIGSTPPDLDERSLRRDANDYVSDFANQQLEGLNFADAVNEMFKIVRNYRIQLPPQVTMLLKTMMMLDGTGRMLNPQFSLSELFHKHRRRIMMKRFSPSRRLRKMWRMYNELERLAEVMPRRISEILELVRLGKFDIHLDHRRLEPSVNRMVMGIMTAALFMGSSQMLSSDVPPLLFKDEGWLQMQDISIPGAIGLVISFALGFRLVMAINRSGKLDRE; encoded by the coding sequence ATGAGACTTACCAACATCCCCCAGCTTTATCGCAACGTTAACCGCTGGACCGAGATTCTATCGGTGCTCAGCCGGTACGGCCTGGCGGACTGGATTCAGCGTTTCCACTTCGACTTTGCCAAGGGATTTCTTAAAGACAAGGATGGAGAAGTTCTCGCCAAATATACGCGTGAGGCGAGGATTCGGATGGCTTTGGAGGACCTTGGCCCCACATTCATTAAGCTGGGACAGATTCTCAGCACGCGGCCCGATATTGTAGGTGTCGATCAGGCGGAAGAACTCAAGCGGCTACAAGCCAATGTGCCGGCCGATCCGCCGGAGCAGGTCCGCAAGTTGATCGAAGAAGAGCTTGGTCAGCCGATTGATCAGTTATTTTCTACCTTCGAAGACAAAGCACTCGCCTCGGCATCGATTGGCCAAGTGCACCTTGCTCGGTTGTTTACAGGCGAGAAGGTCGTCGTCAAGGTCCAGCATCACGGCATCGAGAAGAAGGTCTCGGAAGATCTCGACATTCTGACCGGCCTGGCAGCTTTGGCAGAAAACGTCCCCGAGTTCCGCGACTATCACCCCAAGGCAACTGTCGCCGAGTTCCAACGGGCGCTGCGACGCGAACTTGATTTCGGTCGTGAAGAACGCAACATTATGCAATTCGAAGCGGCCTTCGAGCATAACGATACCGTGCAAATTCCGAAGGTCTATCCCGATCTGTGCACGCCGCGGATTCTGACGATGGAGTACATCGACGGGATCAAACTCAACGAGCACGAACGCTTGGTGGCCGAGGGGATCGACCTCAGCGAAGTGGCCCGGCGTGGTGCCGAACTGTACATGCACATGATCTTTGACACCGGCTTCTATCATGCCGATCCTCATCCCGGCAACATGGTGCTGCTACCTGGGGACGTGATTGGTTTGCTCGATTTCGGAATGGTCGGCCGGATCGATGATCGTTTGCGAGAAGATATTGAAGACTTGTTGATGGGAATCACCGGGCGTGACGCCGAACTACTGACGGCCACGATCGTCCGCATTGGCTCGACCCCACCAGATTTGGATGAACGCTCGTTGCGGCGTGACGCGAATGACTATGTCTCGGATTTCGCAAATCAACAGCTCGAGGGGCTGAACTTCGCCGACGCGGTGAACGAAATGTTTAAGATCGTGCGGAATTATCGCATTCAGTTGCCCCCGCAGGTCACCATGTTGTTGAAGACGATGATGATGCTCGACGGCACGGGACGAATGCTGAATCCCCAGTTCAGCTTAAGTGAGCTGTTTCACAAGCATCGCCGGCGCATCATGATGAAACGTTTCTCGCCGTCGCGAAGACTGCGGAAAATGTGGCGGATGTATAACGAACTGGAACGCCTGGCTGAGGTGATGCCGCGACGCATTAGCGAGATTCTGGAACTGGTGCGGCTCGGCAAGTTCGACATTCACCTCGATCACCGCCGGCTCGAACCATCGGTCAACCGTATGGTGATGGGGATCATGACGGCGGCGCTGTTCATGGGGTCGTCGCAGATGCTCAGCTCAGACGTCCCTCCCCTGCTCTTTAAGGACGAAGGGTGGCTGCAGATGCAAGATATCTCGATCCCCGGTGCAATCGGCCTGGTGATCAGCTTTGCACTCGGTTTTCGCCTGGTGATGGCGATCAATCGCTCTGGCAAGCTGGATCGCGAGTAA
- a CDS encoding outer membrane protein assembly factor BamB family protein yields MKIIVPAVLLLTTLVSSAFAENWPSWRGPDNQGISSEKNLPTQWSADKNIAWRLPMPGAAGSTPIVWDDHIFLTSVADNDLILMCVGTDGVEKWRRVMGSGNQDVRGDEGNSAAPSPSTDGKHVWAFFSNGSLACFDFEGNEIWQIDVQEKYGEFDIQFGLTSTPVLHNDKIYLQLIHSGGAKVVAIEKATGKEAWVTDRTSDARLECEHSYASPIVYAGEEAQFLLTHGADYSIAYDLETGDEIWRVGGLHPPGRYDVTLRFVSSPVAKDGMVIVPSAKRGITVAVKTTSKGNITDKKEFYDWTHEVTPDVPSPLILGDLVYLCRENGNLIVLEKDSGKQLYEERTNRIRHRASPVYADGKIYLTGRDGMVTVVQPGREFKILAQNELGEAIAASPVISNGRIYLRTFDALWAIGSE; encoded by the coding sequence ATGAAAATCATCGTTCCCGCCGTTCTACTTCTCACTACCCTTGTTTCGTCCGCGTTTGCGGAAAATTGGCCCTCCTGGCGTGGTCCCGATAATCAAGGGATCAGTTCCGAGAAAAACCTGCCCACCCAGTGGAGTGCCGACAAGAATATCGCCTGGCGTTTGCCCATGCCAGGGGCAGCCGGTTCTACACCGATCGTTTGGGATGATCACATCTTCCTCACTTCCGTCGCCGACAACGACCTGATATTGATGTGTGTCGGTACTGATGGCGTCGAAAAGTGGCGACGTGTCATGGGTAGCGGCAACCAAGACGTCCGCGGCGACGAAGGCAACTCGGCTGCTCCCTCTCCTTCGACCGACGGAAAGCATGTCTGGGCATTCTTCTCAAACGGATCGCTTGCCTGCTTCGACTTCGAGGGCAACGAAATCTGGCAAATCGACGTGCAGGAAAAGTACGGCGAGTTCGATATTCAGTTCGGCTTGACCAGCACCCCGGTACTGCATAACGACAAAATCTACCTACAACTGATCCACAGCGGCGGAGCCAAGGTCGTGGCAATCGAGAAAGCCACCGGCAAAGAGGCCTGGGTCACCGATCGCACAAGCGACGCTCGCCTGGAATGCGAACACAGCTATGCCTCGCCAATCGTGTACGCTGGCGAGGAAGCCCAATTCCTGTTGACCCACGGCGCGGACTACTCGATCGCGTACGATTTGGAAACAGGCGACGAGATCTGGCGCGTAGGCGGATTGCATCCACCCGGTCGTTATGACGTCACCCTTCGCTTTGTTTCATCACCCGTCGCTAAGGATGGGATGGTGATTGTCCCCTCTGCCAAACGCGGCATCACGGTCGCTGTGAAAACGACCAGCAAGGGCAACATCACCGACAAGAAAGAGTTCTACGACTGGACCCACGAAGTCACGCCCGACGTTCCTTCGCCACTGATCTTGGGAGACCTAGTTTACCTTTGTCGAGAAAACGGCAACCTGATCGTCTTGGAAAAGGATTCGGGCAAGCAGTTGTACGAGGAACGCACCAACCGCATTCGCCATCGGGCTTCCCCGGTATATGCCGACGGCAAGATTTATCTTACCGGTCGCGACGGCATGGTAACCGTGGTGCAACCAGGCCGAGAGTTTAAGATCCTGGCCCAAAACGAATTAGGCGAAGCGATTGCAGCCTCACCGGTAATTAGCAACGGTCGAATCTACCTGCGGACGTTCGACGCCCTCTGGGCTATCGGAAGTGAGTAG
- a CDS encoding ComEA family DNA-binding protein — protein MRWFLRRGDQLVIASILVMTVLSGAAYFGIQKMRSIDYIDIDQAPAVEYRFLVDVNQADWSELAQLPGIGETLAKRIVQSREMQGPFFDHSDLQRVRGIGPRTVETLRHFLLPMPETEAIASDASAVPAS, from the coding sequence ATGCGGTGGTTCCTGCGCCGCGGCGATCAGCTTGTGATTGCGTCGATTTTGGTGATGACGGTACTTTCCGGAGCAGCTTACTTCGGCATTCAGAAGATGCGGTCGATCGACTATATCGACATCGATCAGGCACCGGCGGTTGAATATCGCTTCCTGGTCGATGTGAATCAGGCCGATTGGTCGGAACTCGCTCAACTGCCGGGCATTGGCGAGACACTTGCCAAACGAATCGTTCAGTCGCGCGAAATGCAGGGACCTTTTTTCGATCACTCTGATTTGCAGCGCGTCCGGGGAATCGGTCCCCGCACGGTGGAAACGCTGCGGCACTTTCTGCTGCCGATGCCTGAGACGGAAGCCATTGCTTCGGACGCTTCCGCCGTTCCGGCAAGTTAG
- the nadC gene encoding carboxylating nicotinate-nucleotide diphosphorylase, whose protein sequence is MASLSASPDVSPLKYSKIMAKQFHQVAWDDLLQDDCRQLLDLAVREDLGREHDWSTLSLIPESATGEVSIVARQQGVLAGSRIIDLMIDELELDIEVVYHQEDRSAMVPGNKLITLSGSVRDLLTTERIVLNFLGRLVGIATLTRTYVEQVEGTTAQVYDTRKTTPGWRRLEKYAVGCGGGTNHRTGLYEAVMLKDNHLAWYTQFTGKSAQLGDLVGIVRQFLIDQLGEASGKQRIIEIEVDRLEQLEQVLPSQPDIVLLDNMDCQTLKSAVQLRNQLTPGVQLEASGGVNLQTIRGIAETGVERISVGALTHSAVNVDLGYDWG, encoded by the coding sequence ATGGCGAGTCTTTCCGCTTCGCCCGACGTATCGCCCTTAAAATACAGCAAAATCATGGCCAAGCAGTTCCATCAAGTCGCCTGGGATGACCTTCTTCAGGATGATTGCCGACAACTTCTCGATCTAGCCGTGCGCGAAGATTTAGGTCGCGAACACGATTGGTCCACGCTTAGCCTGATTCCAGAATCAGCGACCGGTGAAGTCAGCATCGTGGCCCGTCAGCAAGGCGTACTCGCCGGTAGCCGCATCATCGACCTGATGATCGATGAGTTGGAGCTCGATATCGAAGTTGTCTATCACCAGGAAGACCGCTCGGCAATGGTGCCCGGCAACAAGCTGATCACGCTTAGCGGCAGCGTGCGCGATCTGCTTACCACCGAGCGCATCGTCTTGAATTTCCTAGGCCGTCTGGTCGGCATCGCGACATTGACTAGAACGTACGTCGAGCAAGTCGAAGGAACCACGGCCCAGGTTTACGACACCCGGAAGACCACCCCAGGCTGGCGGCGATTGGAAAAGTACGCCGTGGGGTGCGGCGGCGGAACCAACCATCGCACGGGACTCTACGAAGCCGTGATGCTTAAAGACAATCACTTGGCTTGGTACACCCAGTTCACCGGCAAGTCGGCTCAACTGGGGGACCTGGTCGGCATTGTGCGGCAATTCTTGATCGACCAACTGGGCGAGGCAAGCGGCAAACAGCGTATCATCGAAATCGAAGTTGACCGGCTCGAGCAGCTCGAGCAAGTCCTGCCCAGCCAGCCAGACATTGTTCTGTTAGACAACATGGACTGCCAGACGCTTAAATCCGCAGTTCAGCTTCGCAATCAGTTGACTCCCGGCGTCCAACTGGAAGCCTCTGGCGGAGTCAACCTGCAGACCATCCGCGGAATCGCCGAAACGGGCGTCGAGCGGATCAGCGTCGGGGCATTAACGCACTCGGCCGTGAACGTCGATTTGGGATACGACTGGGGCTGA
- a CDS encoding type IV pilus modification PilV family protein — translation MPTISTPSRPRFGFSLMEAVVAMSIVAFASSVLLLGVEATLESVEEQEETTIADGIARQMLDEIQGHNWVDSVVRDHPYQTTLAPSPDELLGPGRSQFDDTDDYNDYSATPPVHIGGEALSATDSTGDTLPEAFRPRSGFLDNWRISVEVAYLSENDHSVQVADHAPTNYRVLICRVYRRNRDNSWREVVERERVISYIPAHG, via the coding sequence ATGCCCACTATCTCAACCCCCAGCCGCCCCCGCTTTGGCTTCTCGCTGATGGAAGCTGTCGTCGCGATGTCTATCGTGGCGTTCGCCAGTAGTGTGCTGCTGCTTGGGGTCGAAGCGACCTTAGAGTCGGTTGAAGAGCAGGAAGAGACCACCATTGCCGATGGCATAGCGCGGCAAATGCTCGACGAGATTCAAGGCCACAATTGGGTTGATTCTGTTGTACGAGATCACCCTTATCAGACAACGCTCGCGCCTTCACCAGACGAATTGCTCGGGCCGGGCAGGTCGCAGTTCGACGACACCGACGACTACAACGATTACAGCGCAACACCCCCGGTGCATATCGGCGGCGAGGCACTCTCAGCGACCGATTCAACGGGAGATACATTACCGGAAGCATTCCGCCCTCGTAGCGGCTTCTTGGACAATTGGCGGATATCGGTTGAGGTCGCTTATCTAAGCGAAAATGACCACTCGGTTCAGGTGGCCGACCACGCTCCCACAAATTATCGCGTCCTGATTTGCCGCGTCTATCGACGTAATCGAGACAACTCTTGGCGAGAAGTCGTCGAACGAGAACGAGTCATTTCATACATTCCTGCTCATGGTTAA